DNA sequence from the Odocoileus virginianus isolate 20LAN1187 ecotype Illinois chromosome 8, Ovbor_1.2, whole genome shotgun sequence genome:
cccctcctgcccgGCGCTTCCCCGCCCCCATTCACCTCCCACCCGCTCTGACAGCCCATCGCCAAACGTGTCCAGCCGATATTAAACTTGAGCGTTTACAACTTTAATTCAGTTCTGGCTCGCCAGGGTCGAAGAGCTTCCCTCTCACCCCACTCCCGATTCCCTCCTCTCTGCTATCAAAGGAGCCCGAAAATTTGAGCAAATAAAGTTGAATGAGCCGGGCAAGGCTGACATTTCTGACTGGGAAACGCACCTCCGATGTAAATTCGCGGGGACGCTGCACATTCTGAGtctcagattttttcttttttggagggcgggggcggggaagCTGTATCTGTTTCCCCCCTCCTGCCCACAAATTAAACCCTGGATCGTCGTCCTAGGCATCCCCGCATGAAGCCTCGTGGGAACGGGTGGGCTGAAGCCCGGCACCCAGGCCGGACCCTCGGCTCCAGGGCGCAGCTGCTCCCGCGGCGGCCCCCAGGCAGGAGCCCCCGGAGTTCCAGAACGCgaggctccccctcccccaccccgccccaaagCGAAGGCcgggaaaggggaggaaggaggggcggCAGGAGAGGGGAAGACAGCCACCCGGCCgccacacagagacacacacacacacacacacacacacgctggagCCTCTTTGGCAAAGTAAACGGCCGACTTACCCCGTCTCACATCTCCAAGGCCCACTCATCATAGCCACCcttgcaaaacaaacaaataaaaaacaaatccaaaaaccTCTTTGGGGTGTGCACTAGGGTTTGCGAGTCCAGGCGGGGCGAGCACCGCGATCCGGGCGGCTGCGAGGACAGAGGCGCCCGGACGCCGCCAGCCCCGGGCCGCCGCCGCGGTGGCGACCGCGGGTTCTGGGGCTCCCCGAAAGGCTGTCCCCGGCGCTCTCCGTGGTAGTTGGAGCGGGCAGCGGGGTGTGGGGGGAGTGTCGGGGCGGGTGGGgcgcgggggggggggagatCGCGAGCGGCGggctgggaagggagggggagggggcggcggaGGACCGGCGGTCTAGGCGCCGCGCTGTAGGGGCCGGGagccgggcggggcggggagagagctgctggaggaggggaggaggcgcGGAGCCCGAGGAGGGGGACGCCGAGCGGGCTTGCCTGGCCCCGGGCGGCCCAGCCAACGTGACGGTCAGCCTCGCCGAGCGCTCGCATCCGCTCACACTCAGGCTCACTCGCACACTCGCTCCCAAGACCGCGCCACCGCGCGATCGCGGGGTCCCCGCCATCGTCCGCCGCaccccccaggcccccaggcGGGTACTTACAGTTGCCATCTGCCTAGGGGCCAACTTTCTCCCAGCCAGCAGCGGCCGCCGCCCCCTCCAGCCGCCTCTGGCTCCTGGCACCCGCCGGCCTGGGTTCGCGCGGgccggccctcccctcccccctgggCTGTCCTCGCCGTCTTCACCACATTCCCCCCTGGTCAGTGGCGCACGCCCGGGGACGAGCCAGAGGGAGCGGGGCGCAGGGGCGTACATGCATCGCCCGCCTTCTTCTTGCAGCCCACACTGTACATGGTAGAGAGGGGGCGAGCGAAGGTGGCACCGGCCCCTCGGCTGCTCCCGCAGCGGCTGCGGCTCCAGCGTCGTCCTCCGCCCCCTCTGTGCCGCGGCGACCACCGCACTGGGATCCCGCCGCCGGTGTCCCCGCGCcgagcccgccgccgccgccgccgccgcggcggCCCCTGATCAGTGGGTGGAAGGCTCCCGCATCCTCTTGGCCATTTCGTCGCTCCGGGTGTTTGCAGGGGcttttcctctattccttcttCGGATGCGGCGCACGATCTTCATTATTTGGGATTCTCTATTGCCGACATCCTTGAGGGGCCGGGAGGGCAGGAACAGCGTTGTTCTAAGCCTGTGGCGTGTCCCGGCCGCCCGGCGGCTCTTAAAACCCCCCCCAAAACTCAGAGAAAAGTCGCGTCTTCCCTCCCGGGCGGCGAGGAGGTGGCCACGCGGTAAGCTTCGCGGGGGTCTCTGAGACAGCCGCTCCGGCGCGGGCGCAGGGCCCCGTCCGGTGCACTTGTTTATTGTCGCGCGGCTGCTGCGAGCCAAGCTGCAGCAGACATGATGGGCCCGGGGCGAAGCGGGCGCTCCGCGGCCGGTAGATGGCAGCCGAGGGCGAAGGCGTCCCCGGGCTCCGGCGGCGCTGCCGGAGCCTCCCCACTacccgccccccgccgcccccgtcCCCCTCCCCCGCGCCGACTGCCACCTTCGTGGGAGACAGAGGAGTCTTGGACCATGTGCGTAACACTGGCGTGGGACTGTTGGAACCCTCCGATTGAAAAAGGGAGGAGTGGAAATAACCCCGACAGTGTCAGGCTGCTTGGTGGTCAGGAAGAGCTGATTCCAGCCCTGGGCTGATCATCTGCCTTCACCTCGCGTTTATTAGTCTCACACAGCCCCTGCTGCTGTCTCTTGTCCTGTAAAGGACCCTGGAAGAGGGAGTGGTCCATCCTAGCTGCCAacaagggcattttttttttttttttaagaattaacgTTTGATAAGTATGCCTAGGCGATACAAGGGATGTGAACGACTTTCAGAGAGATTGTGAATATTATTTGGTGTATACTAAAAAGCTGGAAATCCCTAAATATATGCAGTAAGGATAGAAAGCAAGTTTCTTGAAGAGTCACCTGCTAAACTCTACTAGCGTCTTCTCTACAGTAAGTATTCCTGGCTCTTTTCATGAAACCAGAGAGCTCCCTCCCCAAAAGGGAGTCTTTACCTTCATAAAGCACATTTCCACAGTTTGTAATACTAGAGCTGGTAGTCCATCTGAGGCATAAAAGAAAAGTTGATCGTTCTAAGTGGATCAATGTAGGCTTAGTTACACATGTGTCTGTTCTTTTGACAACTGGGTAGTTTTATCACTTAAATGTATTTTACCCATTTATTTTTGGAGTTAATTATGTAGTATCTTTTGTAGTTGTCTTAAACATAACTGATATCATGTCCTTTTTGGTAATATTTGGGGTAACATTGTGGTTATAGTACCCTGattacatataaaattaattctgaaaaaaatgtatatacgtATTGCCACTATCATGCCTTTCTACATCCTCTCTGTTGAATTAGAGAGAGTTTTCTAGAGGTGGTGAGTATGATAGTCTTCTGAGGTTTTGCAATAATTCTTGAAATTTCTTCTGAGTCTATTTtgcaatttattcttttttttttttttttactaaaaccATTTATACTTGGTTTGGAAAGATTTTGTTAGTTTTGCTTAAATTTGGGGTAGTTAccagggagggagaaaaaaagaaatctataaagAAATCTATAGTATCAGATAATTAAAAGTAAAGTATTATAATAAGAGAACTTCCTAGTAAATATACAACCATTTGGCCTAGGAATGATAGTCCTAATGTTGCAGGTACATTATATAAACAGGCAACTTAAACTTCACCCAAAACAGGCTTGTTGCTGTATTGTTTATTTAGTCATTATCCTCTAACATGATATAAACActgtagaaattttttaaagtataaaattgcttttatatttgcaaaatgaaagtATTTAAGTGGCATAATTTTCAAATTACATGTTAATTACAGTTACAAACTTTTGAAATATGTTAAGCTCTATCACAGACATATTTTTCAATGTTGATAATCTCTATAGAAGTTCTCAATGGGTATGAAGTGACTTATATAATTATTAGACTTCTCAAAGTAACCGAAGCATAGTTATTTTAGTTCCTTCTATTCCTTTCCTAAATCTTCGCAATTGCATTTGATATCAAATTTTAGTTTAATTGTtggttttgtgttatttttactttgttatcCTAATTAAAATAAAGCTTGTTAAGCAGCATTAACATGTTTGCAATTAATTTAGGTTATAATTTTGTTAGAAACACTGACACTAAAAGTATTCTAGTTTACCTCTTGTGGTTAGATAAGTTAATGACAACTTTCTATCATTAACTCAGTATGGAAGATGGCCTGAGAAGCCACCATGAGTTTACCACTAGGTGTCTCTGTAAGCTTCCCTGCGGGAAAGTGAATTTTGAGAAAATACTGTGACATGAAGAGACAAGaacagaaaaatggagaaagaaaacatcataaaaacaagaaaaggccTCGTTTTTTAGTGTGTAGACTTTTGTTTGCTTTGACTGTTGACTACTGcctagaaaaaatataaatgaatcgTGTAGCTGATCTAATTTGAGCAAGATTTTTATCTAGGGGAGCAAACATGTTTTAGTCTGTATTCAGCAATATATAGTCATGTGATATGTATACATGCTACAACTCAACACTCAAATGTACGCATATGATTACATAAACACACTTAGGAGCTAGAAAATTAAATGACTGATCAAATACATCTCTCCAGATTTTAGGTCATTGATACCAAATTGGACATTTTTTGATTGAGATGAATGTGAAAAGCTGAGAATCTTTGTCCAGctgtttatgaatatatttatgcatattataATTAGCTCATGATCTCATGTCATTATGAATACATTTCCTATGTGGTAATAGATTTGTCAATAATTAGTGTAAATTATGGACCTAATTTAATACCTGcatattaaaatttaagttcAAACTACAATTAGCATATTTGTCACTTAAAATTGACCATGTAGTTTTGtgaattcatatttattattaccTGGAATTATTGTTTTAGTGCCTTATGAACGAAGGAAAATTTCTTATACTGAAAGCATTTCTTAAGATAATCTCATCAAATTACTTTTGTGTATCACTCTGTGGTTTATTTAGAATAGTACAGAGCTTAGTCAAGAATTATAGTCCATCATGCAGGAATCTAACAGAGATTATAAAAAAGGACATTCTTTGGTGATAATTATGAGATTTTACAACTATAAATCAAAATCATTGAGACCAAAACTAGTAGACCTtgtattttctgttgttgttgttagcccAACTAGTGAATTAGGATTTTAGAATTCTAATACTGGATTCCAGACTCCTCCCAAATTAACTTGGATAAATTACTTTTATGATAATAATAGGTAAGAAGACTATATACTaccttatttaataaattaaaaaagtttcagatttaaattatatttttaatgtctttgaaaTTGAAAGTACATATCCCATGTACGCCTGAAAAGAGAGACGTTTTT
Encoded proteins:
- the POLGARF gene encoding POLG alternative reading frame gives rise to the protein MYAPAPRSLWLVPGRAPLTRGECGEDGEDSPGGRGGPARANPGRRVPGARGGWRGRRPLLAGRKLAPRQMATVSTRLGAWGVRRTMAGTPRSRGGAVLGASVRVSLSVSGCERSARLTVTLAGPPGARQARSASPSSGSAPPPLLQQLSPRPARLPAPTARRLDRRSSAAPSPSLPSPPLAISPPPAPHPPRHSPHTPLPAPTTTESAGDSLSGSPRTRGRHRGGGPGLAASGRLCPRSRPDRGARPAWTRKP